In Streptomyces sp. NBC_01707, a genomic segment contains:
- the ilvN gene encoding acetolactate synthase small subunit yields the protein MSTKHTLSVLVENKPGVLARITALFSRRGFNIDSLAVGTTEHPDISRITIVVGVEDLPLEQVTKQLNKLINVLKIVELEPSAAIQRELVLVKVRADNETRSQIVEIVKLFRAKTVDVSPDAVTIEATGGADKLEAMLKMLEQYGIKELVQSGTIAIGRGARSITDRSLRALDRTA from the coding sequence ATGTCCACCAAGCACACGCTCTCCGTCCTGGTCGAGAACAAGCCCGGCGTCCTCGCCCGGATCACGGCCCTGTTCTCCCGACGCGGCTTCAACATCGACTCGCTAGCGGTCGGTACCACCGAGCACCCCGACATCTCACGCATCACCATCGTCGTGGGTGTCGAGGACCTGCCCCTCGAGCAGGTGACCAAGCAGCTCAACAAGCTGATCAACGTACTGAAGATCGTCGAACTCGAGCCGTCCGCTGCGATCCAGCGTGAGCTCGTCCTGGTGAAGGTCCGCGCCGACAACGAGACCCGCTCCCAGATCGTCGAGATCGTCAAGCTGTTCCGCGCCAAGACCGTGGACGTCTCCCCGGACGCCGTCACGATCGAGGCGACCGGCGGCGCCGACAAGCTGGAGGCCATGCTCAAGATGCTGGAGCAGTACGGCATCAAGGAGCTCGTCCAGTCCGGCACCATCGCCATAGGGCGCGGCGCGCGCTCGATCACCGACCGTTCGCTGCGCGCCCTCGACCGTACGGCCTAG
- the ilvC gene encoding ketol-acid reductoisomerase gives MAELFYDDDADLSIIQGRKVAVIGYGSQGHAHALSLRDSGVDVRVGLHEGSKSKAKAEEQGLRVVTPAEAAAEADVIMILVPDPIQAQVYEESIKDNLKDGDALFFGHGLNIRFDFIKPPANVDVCMVAPKGPGHLVRRQYEEGRGVPCIVAVEQDASGNGLALALSYAKGIGGTRAGVIKTTFTEETETDLFGEQAVLCGGTAALVKAGFETLTEAGYQPEIAYFECLHELKLIVDLMYEGGLEKMRWSISETAEWGDYVTGPRIITDATKAEMKKVLAEIQDGTFAKNWMAEYHNGLPKYNEYKKADSDHLLETTGRELRKLMSWVNDEDA, from the coding sequence GTGGCCGAGCTGTTCTACGACGACGATGCCGACCTGTCCATCATCCAGGGCCGCAAGGTCGCGGTCATCGGCTACGGCAGCCAGGGCCACGCCCACGCGCTGTCGCTGCGTGACTCGGGTGTCGACGTCCGTGTCGGTCTGCACGAGGGCTCCAAGTCCAAGGCCAAGGCCGAGGAGCAGGGCCTGCGCGTGGTGACCCCGGCGGAGGCCGCCGCCGAGGCCGACGTCATCATGATCCTCGTCCCGGACCCGATCCAGGCCCAGGTCTACGAGGAGTCCATCAAGGACAACCTCAAGGACGGCGACGCGCTGTTCTTCGGCCACGGCCTGAACATCCGGTTCGACTTCATCAAGCCGCCGGCCAACGTCGACGTCTGCATGGTGGCCCCGAAGGGCCCGGGTCACCTGGTCCGCCGTCAGTACGAGGAGGGCCGCGGCGTTCCGTGCATCGTGGCCGTCGAGCAGGACGCCTCGGGCAACGGCCTGGCGCTCGCGCTGTCGTACGCGAAGGGCATCGGTGGCACCCGCGCCGGCGTCATCAAGACGACCTTCACCGAGGAGACCGAGACCGACCTGTTCGGTGAGCAGGCCGTCCTCTGCGGTGGCACCGCCGCTCTGGTCAAGGCCGGTTTCGAGACCCTGACCGAGGCCGGATACCAGCCGGAGATCGCCTACTTCGAGTGCCTCCACGAGCTGAAGCTCATCGTCGACCTGATGTACGAGGGCGGCCTGGAGAAGATGCGCTGGTCGATCTCGGAGACCGCCGAGTGGGGCGACTACGTCACCGGTCCGCGGATCATCACGGACGCCACCAAGGCCGAGATGAAGAAGGTTCTCGCCGAGATCCAGGACGGCACCTTCGCCAAGAACTGGATGGCCGAGTACCACAACGGTCTGCCCAAGTACAACGAGTACAAGAAGGCCGACAGCGACCACCTGCTGGAGACCACCGGTCGTGAGCTGCGCAAGCTCATGAGCTGGGTGAACGACGAGGACGCGTAA
- the serA gene encoding phosphoglycerate dehydrogenase: MSSKPVVLIAEELSPATVDALGPDFDIRHCNGADRAELLPAIADVDAILVRSATKVDAEAVAAAKKLKVVARAGVGLDNVDVSAATKAGVMVVNAPTSNIVTAAELACGLLVATARNIPQANTALKNGEWKRSKYTGVELSEKTLGVVGLGRIGVLVAQRMSAFGMKIVAYDPYVQPARAAQMGVKLLTLDELLEVSDFITVHLPKTPETLGLIGDEALHKVKPSVRIVNAARGGIVDEEALASALKEGRVAGAGLDVYAKEPCTDSPLFQFDQVVCTPHLGASTDEAQEKAGIAVAKSVRLALAGELVPDAVNVQGGVIAEDVRPGLPLAEKLGRIFTALAGEVAARLDVEVYGEITQHDVKVLELSALKGVFEDVVDETVSYVNAPLFAQERGVEVRLTTSSESPDHRNVVTVRGTLASGEEVAVSGTLAGPKHLQKIVAIGEHDVDLALADHMVVLRYEDRPGVVGAVGKILGEAGLNIAGMQVSRAAAGGEALVVLTVDDDVPAAVLNEIAEEIGAASARSVNLTD; this comes from the coding sequence GTGAGCTCGAAACCTGTCGTACTCATCGCTGAAGAGCTGTCGCCTGCCACGGTTGACGCCCTGGGACCGGATTTCGACATCCGGCACTGCAACGGCGCGGACCGCGCCGAACTCCTCCCCGCGATCGCCGATGTCGACGCCATCCTGGTGCGCTCCGCCACCAAGGTCGATGCCGAGGCCGTCGCCGCCGCGAAGAAGCTGAAGGTCGTCGCCCGCGCGGGAGTCGGTCTGGACAACGTCGACGTGTCCGCGGCCACCAAGGCCGGCGTGATGGTCGTGAACGCCCCGACGTCCAACATCGTCACCGCCGCCGAGCTGGCCTGCGGTCTGCTCGTCGCCACCGCGCGTAACATCCCGCAGGCCAACACCGCCCTCAAGAACGGCGAGTGGAAGCGCTCCAAGTACACCGGCGTCGAGCTGAGCGAGAAGACCCTCGGTGTCGTCGGCCTCGGCCGCATCGGCGTGCTGGTCGCGCAGCGCATGTCGGCCTTCGGCATGAAGATCGTCGCGTACGACCCCTATGTGCAGCCGGCCCGCGCCGCGCAGATGGGCGTCAAGCTCCTCACGCTCGACGAGCTGCTGGAAGTCTCCGACTTCATCACCGTGCACCTGCCGAAGACCCCCGAGACCCTCGGTCTGATCGGTGACGAGGCGCTGCACAAGGTGAAGCCCTCGGTGCGGATCGTCAACGCCGCGCGCGGCGGCATCGTCGACGAGGAGGCGCTCGCCTCCGCCCTCAAGGAGGGCCGCGTCGCCGGCGCCGGTCTCGACGTGTACGCGAAGGAGCCCTGCACGGACTCCCCGCTGTTCCAGTTCGACCAGGTCGTCTGCACCCCGCACCTCGGCGCCTCCACCGACGAGGCGCAGGAGAAGGCGGGCATCGCGGTCGCCAAGTCCGTCCGCCTCGCGCTCGCCGGTGAACTCGTGCCGGACGCCGTCAACGTGCAGGGCGGTGTCATCGCCGAGGACGTACGTCCTGGCCTGCCGCTCGCCGAGAAGCTCGGCCGGATCTTCACCGCGCTCGCGGGCGAGGTCGCGGCCCGCCTCGATGTCGAGGTGTACGGCGAGATCACCCAGCACGACGTCAAGGTGCTCGAACTCTCCGCGCTCAAGGGCGTCTTCGAGGACGTCGTCGACGAGACGGTGTCCTACGTCAACGCCCCGCTCTTCGCGCAGGAGCGCGGTGTCGAGGTCCGCCTCACCACCAGCTCCGAGTCGCCGGACCACCGCAATGTGGTGACGGTGCGCGGCACGCTGGCGAGCGGCGAGGAGGTCGCGGTCTCCGGCACGCTGGCCGGCCCCAAGCACCTTCAGAAGATCGTGGCGATCGGCGAGCACGATGTGGATCTGGCGCTCGCCGACCACATGGTCGTCCTGCGTTACGAGGACCGTCCCGGTGTCGTCGGCGCCGTCGGCAAGATTCTCGGCGAGGCCGGTCTCAACATCGCCGGCATGCAGGTCTCGCGGGCGGCCGCGGGCGGCGAGGCGCTGGTCGTCCTCACCGTCGACGACGACGTCCCGGCAGCGGTCCTGAACGAGATCGCCGAGGAGATCGGCGCCGCCTCGGCCCGTTCGGTGAACCTCACCGACTGA